In Candidatus Defluviibacterium haderslevense, the following are encoded in one genomic region:
- a CDS encoding GNAT family N-acetyltransferase: MNIRKAQLADVPQLNELFNEYRLFYKKEADLEKSALFLKERITNNESVIYVAESVHQKLTGFVQLYPLFSSTRLCRLWLLNDLFVLPECRGQQISVLLINEAKKLAIDTDAVGLILETAKSNDIGNQLYPRTDFILDEDHYYYYWDK, from the coding sequence ATGAATATAAGAAAAGCACAATTAGCAGATGTTCCGCAACTCAACGAACTATTTAATGAATACAGATTGTTCTACAAAAAGGAAGCTGATTTAGAAAAATCTGCTCTATTTTTAAAGGAACGAATAACAAATAATGAATCCGTCATTTATGTTGCTGAATCAGTCCATCAAAAACTTACTGGATTTGTTCAATTATATCCACTCTTTTCCTCTACCAGATTATGTCGTTTGTGGTTGCTCAACGATTTATTTGTTTTGCCGGAATGTCGTGGCCAGCAAATTTCTGTTTTACTCATTAATGAAGCTAAAAAATTGGCTATAGATACAGATGCCGTAGGTTTGATCTTAGAAACAGCAAAATCCAATGATATTGGTAATCAATTGTATCCGAGAACCGATTTTATATTGGATGAGGATCATTATTATTATTATTGGGACAAATAA
- a CDS encoding DUF4199 domain-containing protein, giving the protein MYPYRIEIKWALIFSLMTIVWMFIEKLIGLHSTHIDKHPIYTNLILLPTIIIYVLALKNKNKIAYHDMMTFKEGFISGLIMTFIILILTPLIQFIITNWISPEYFSNMIKYSVEKGYMTQTGAETYFNLKSYLIQMMLGTIGMGTLLSALTAYFLRNKKTHDL; this is encoded by the coding sequence ATGTATCCATACCGTATAGAAATAAAATGGGCTTTGATTTTTTCGTTAATGACCATAGTCTGGATGTTCATAGAAAAATTAATTGGTCTTCATAGTACTCATATTGATAAACATCCGATTTATACCAATTTGATTCTGCTCCCAACAATTATCATTTATGTTTTGGCTTTAAAAAATAAAAACAAAATAGCTTATCACGACATGATGACTTTTAAAGAAGGATTCATTAGCGGCCTCATCATGACCTTTATTATATTGATCCTGACACCCCTAATACAATTCATCATCACGAATTGGATTTCACCTGAATATTTTTCCAATATGATTAAATATTCTGTTGAAAAGGGCTATATGACACAAACAGGCGCAGAAACCTATTTTAATTTAAAAAGTTATTTGATCCAAATGATGTTAGGAACTATAGGAATGGGAACTTTGCTTAGTGCATTAACTGCTTATTTTTTAAGGAATAAGAAAACACATGATTTGTGA
- a CDS encoding PD40 domain-containing protein, which yields MLLIIQWIWISPIIGQTKSTTITPYIPDIVTLFPNVRDLAISPFENELYFTIQSRLEECSSIAYCQLKNGNWTKPEIAAFSGKYQDMEPFFTPDGLKLFFVSNRPLKDTTTESKDFDIWYIERTNKSAKWSRPINIGSPINTNNNEFYPTLSSNHNLYFTSDGTNSKGKDDIFMSTWDNGIYSEPISLSDSINSTGFEFNAFIAPDESFLLYTAYNRTDGLGSGDLYVSFNKKNNIWTKSIHLGKEINSSLMDYCPYYNAKSKILYFTSKRSSVTKQFNKPQNIQAILMEINQYENGQSRLYQIPFDPSKYNTTMLH from the coding sequence ATGTTGTTAATCATTCAATGGATTTGGATAAGTCCAATTATAGGTCAAACTAAGTCTACAACGATTACACCATACATTCCTGACATCGTAACATTGTTTCCTAATGTAAGAGACCTTGCTATATCTCCGTTTGAAAACGAACTGTATTTTACCATTCAAAGCAGACTTGAGGAATGCTCAAGTATCGCCTATTGCCAATTGAAAAATGGAAACTGGACCAAACCTGAAATAGCTGCTTTTTCAGGTAAATATCAGGATATGGAACCTTTCTTTACTCCTGATGGATTGAAACTTTTTTTTGTCTCAAATCGTCCTTTGAAAGATACTACAACTGAATCTAAAGATTTCGATATATGGTATATAGAGCGAACCAATAAGTCTGCCAAATGGTCAAGGCCAATCAATATTGGTTCACCAATTAATACGAATAATAATGAATTCTATCCAACGCTAAGCTCAAATCACAATTTATACTTTACAAGTGATGGAACAAATTCAAAAGGTAAGGATGATATCTTCATGAGTACATGGGATAATGGAATTTACAGTGAACCCATTTCGCTTAGTGATTCGATTAACAGCACAGGTTTTGAATTCAATGCATTTATTGCTCCTGATGAATCCTTTCTTTTATATACAGCATACAATAGAACTGATGGATTAGGTAGCGGAGATTTGTACGTGAGCTTTAATAAAAAAAATAATATTTGGACTAAAAGTATTCATTTAGGTAAAGAAATCAATTCATCTTTGATGGATTATTGTCCATATTATAATGCAAAATCCAAAATACTTTATTTTACAAGCAAGAGAAGTAGTGTAACAAAACAATTCAACAAACCACAAAATATTCAAGCTATACTTATGGAAATCAATCAATATGAAAATGGCCAAAGTAGACTCTATCAAATTCCATTTGATCCATCTAAGTATAATACCACAATGCTTCACTAA
- a CDS encoding T9SS type A sorting domain-containing protein — protein sequence MKNRYTIIFVALLFGFSQILPGQKDCSSLPSGLIPMTDFSPGILYKGYTGGLFGNDLNQKTGKHLEDAVSIAKDIVPRSANGLPDVHGLIGFIGIGASNPRTEFNAFVDIAKQNIRLNSKLVFANTCIGGQGIQKMKNIDDNYWKSALKVLDSLKLSQEQVQVAWIETDNTAQGDTSFPNAPMNLATEYQQLLVTVKHYFPNIKICYLAARGYSGFAMPTPGGVGKGLLHPRDYLNGWAVRFVVEQLIQQKPGYEYEGAQATIPFTTWGNYSWNDGNLARKDGFYLDCNTDIGSDGLHLTALGEQKIGNLMYTFFSTDESCVPWFFNTTTETTETNKSGNQSILFSNLIPMGNQELSINPRVEIIDILIFDAQGKLMSSNFQEKLKSISISTFNKGIYLIQAKTKEGLVPRSEKFVIY from the coding sequence ATGAAAAATCGCTATACTATTATTTTCGTTGCTTTATTATTTGGTTTTAGCCAAATACTGCCTGGACAAAAAGATTGCTCGTCCTTACCATCTGGATTAATTCCAATGACAGATTTTAGTCCGGGAATTTTATACAAAGGATATACGGGTGGCTTATTTGGAAATGATTTGAATCAGAAGACAGGAAAACACCTTGAAGATGCTGTTTCAATTGCTAAGGACATTGTGCCTCGGAGTGCTAATGGTCTGCCGGATGTTCATGGTCTGATTGGGTTTATTGGTATTGGTGCAAGCAATCCACGAACTGAGTTTAATGCTTTCGTTGACATTGCTAAACAAAACATAAGATTAAACTCCAAATTGGTTTTTGCAAATACCTGTATTGGCGGTCAGGGTATTCAGAAAATGAAAAATATTGATGATAATTATTGGAAGTCTGCTTTGAAAGTACTTGATAGTTTGAAATTATCTCAAGAGCAGGTTCAAGTGGCTTGGATAGAGACGGATAATACCGCTCAAGGAGATACTAGTTTCCCCAATGCACCCATGAATCTTGCAACAGAATATCAACAATTATTGGTTACTGTAAAACACTATTTTCCAAATATAAAAATTTGTTATCTGGCTGCTCGCGGATATTCAGGATTTGCTATGCCTACTCCCGGTGGTGTCGGTAAAGGATTGTTACACCCAAGGGATTATTTAAATGGTTGGGCGGTTCGTTTTGTAGTAGAACAACTCATCCAACAAAAACCCGGCTATGAATATGAAGGAGCACAGGCGACTATTCCATTTACTACCTGGGGAAATTATAGCTGGAATGATGGTAATTTAGCAAGAAAGGATGGTTTTTATCTGGATTGCAATACTGATATTGGTTCTGATGGATTGCATCTTACCGCTTTAGGTGAACAGAAAATCGGAAATTTAATGTACACTTTTTTTTCAACTGATGAATCTTGTGTGCCTTGGTTTTTTAATACTACAACGGAAACTACAGAAACTAATAAATCAGGTAATCAAAGTATTTTGTTTTCCAATTTAATTCCAATGGGTAATCAGGAATTGTCCATTAACCCAAGGGTAGAAATTATAGATATTCTAATATTTGATGCTCAAGGAAAATTAATGTCATCAAATTTCCAGGAAAAGTTAAAATCAATTTCAATATCTACATTCAATAAAGGCATCTATTTAATTCAAGCTAAAACCAAAGAAGGTCTGGTCCCTAGAAGTGAAAAATTTGTAATTTACTAA
- a CDS encoding carbonic anhydrase (macrophage inducible 5; Mig-5) — translation MRTHSKDTQESITPDLAFQILIDGNDRFVNNLKAHRNLLEQVNETKEGQFPIATILSCIDSRTSAELIFDQGLGDVFSIRIAGNILNDDILGSMEFATKIMGTKIILVLGHTRCGAIVGACDNIKFGKLTTLLDKVQPAIALESKTTSNRNGNNEQFVNNVTEINVHLIMQKIQDDSDIIRELLEQGQLKIVGGVYDVETGKVAFFEK, via the coding sequence ATGCGAACTCATTCAAAAGATACTCAGGAAAGCATAACGCCTGATCTGGCATTCCAGATATTGATTGATGGTAATGATCGATTTGTAAATAATCTAAAGGCACACCGAAATTTATTAGAGCAGGTTAATGAAACCAAAGAAGGCCAATTTCCAATAGCAACTATTTTAAGTTGTATAGATTCGAGAACTTCCGCAGAATTAATTTTTGATCAGGGACTTGGCGATGTATTTAGCATTCGAATTGCAGGAAATATTTTAAATGATGATATCCTTGGTAGTATGGAATTTGCCACCAAAATCATGGGAACCAAAATTATACTTGTGTTAGGACATACTCGTTGTGGAGCTATCGTCGGCGCCTGTGACAATATTAAATTTGGAAAATTAACAACACTATTAGACAAAGTACAACCCGCCATTGCACTCGAATCTAAAACCACCTCGAATCGCAATGGAAATAATGAACAATTTGTCAATAATGTTACAGAAATCAATGTTCATCTAATCATGCAAAAAATACAAGATGACAGCGATATTATTCGTGAACTTTTAGAACAAGGCCAATTAAAAATCGTCGGCGGAGTTTATGATGTAGAAACAGGAAAAGTTGCTTTTTTTGAAAAATAA
- a CDS encoding beta-lactamase family protein: MIHLIKRVFTIVLFVSSIQAQNIPAGLDSALNKTLDSMRLVLQIKSLSAAIQCPDEAIWAGAKGISSENPNVNVEVNDVYLIGSVTKTITSACILKLHEQKLLNIDDPISNYLDTITYIDPKITIRQLLQHTSGIYDVLSNPELQPILINNLDSIWNYEPLIKNFIKAPLFLAGSRWSYSNTNYFLLGMIIKKVSGNEYYQELRKLIYDPINLKSISIPAYEPLNNNVAHVWLDITGDGIADDAHDFYINYLSLNSVAGSAGGYFSTASDITKWMRTYMRGDFLSSSTLDEAKKTVPASGSQGGEYGLGLMKNSFNGFLAYGHGGDLGYAASSWYFPEKDISISVLTNDSKNNSWTLLPIVSALLKTYNNWKSAVSTNSVSKPDFEINTFPNPIEDKLNISIHLTSPVNQIDLVLCNSLGEKISSIHDGQVLAGTHQWNFKDLSLLSEGFYYLNVVIDSKESSTIKIFK, encoded by the coding sequence ATGATTCATTTGATAAAACGTGTGTTCACTATTGTATTATTCGTTTCATCGATTCAAGCACAAAATATTCCGGCAGGATTAGATTCGGCACTTAATAAAACGCTCGATAGCATGAGACTTGTACTGCAAATTAAATCCCTTAGTGCAGCCATACAATGCCCTGATGAAGCCATTTGGGCAGGTGCTAAAGGCATTTCATCTGAGAACCCAAATGTGAACGTCGAGGTAAATGATGTTTATCTCATTGGTAGTGTAACCAAGACCATAACTTCTGCATGTATATTAAAACTTCATGAACAAAAATTACTAAATATAGATGATCCGATATCTAATTATTTGGATACCATAACTTATATAGATCCAAAAATAACAATCCGACAATTGTTACAACATACCAGCGGCATATATGATGTACTTTCCAATCCAGAGTTGCAACCCATATTAATTAATAATTTGGATTCTATTTGGAATTATGAACCGCTCATTAAAAACTTTATTAAAGCACCGCTCTTTTTAGCAGGTTCCAGATGGTCTTATTCTAATACCAATTATTTTCTCTTGGGTATGATCATCAAAAAAGTAAGCGGAAACGAATATTATCAAGAGCTGCGAAAACTAATTTATGATCCAATAAATTTAAAATCTATTTCAATTCCTGCCTATGAACCTTTGAATAATAATGTAGCTCATGTATGGCTTGATATCACAGGTGACGGAATTGCAGACGATGCCCACGATTTCTATATCAACTATTTATCATTAAATTCTGTTGCCGGATCAGCAGGCGGATATTTTTCCACCGCATCAGATATTACGAAATGGATGAGAACCTATATGCGCGGAGATTTTCTATCAAGTTCTACATTGGATGAAGCCAAAAAAACGGTTCCAGCTTCTGGTAGTCAAGGTGGTGAGTATGGCTTAGGACTTATGAAAAATAGTTTCAATGGTTTTCTCGCTTATGGCCATGGTGGAGACCTTGGATATGCTGCAAGTTCCTGGTATTTCCCTGAAAAAGACATCAGTATATCTGTATTAACCAATGATTCAAAAAATAATTCCTGGACTTTACTTCCTATTGTATCCGCATTATTAAAGACCTACAATAATTGGAAGTCAGCAGTTAGTACCAATTCGGTTTCGAAGCCAGATTTCGAAATCAATACTTTTCCTAATCCAATTGAAGATAAATTGAACATATCAATCCATTTAACTTCTCCGGTGAATCAAATTGATTTAGTTTTATGCAACAGTTTAGGAGAAAAAATTTCATCCATTCACGATGGTCAAGTTCTTGCAGGAACACATCAATGGAACTTTAAGGATTTATCTTTACTCTCTGAGGGTTTCTATTATTTGAATGTTGTCATAGATTCAAAAGAATCATCCACCATTAAAATTTTCAAATAG
- a CDS encoding CotH kinase family protein, with protein sequence MYIKTTEFVVFTLSFIFICMPNQYLIAQNSDFYSLDQVQEIKLNFDYQDWDYRLDTAKAGKEDYILATSCYINGVKYDSVGVKYKGNSSYKNNQVKNPLHIKLDWILGSQDYQKYSSIKLGNNFSDPSAVREVLSYEILSNYMDCSQANFSKLFINDKYIGLYTNVEAVNKKFCSDHFGSSDHVFVKGNPDKPGNNSTSNLVFNGYDSSKYYIYYGMENVIGWFKLIALMDTLKNNATAIPKILDVDRALWMHAFNSVFSNYDSYTGSFSQNYYLYEDDFGRFLPVIWDLNMSIGGFPGSVGGGGATTVDKITFFNGESTTNRPLLQKLLQNSSYKKMYTAHVRTFCKEFIANKAYETMAIQLQSKVDSLVKTDPNSLTTYSSFKTSLTAAISSGGGFGTAPGISTLMNARLAYFNTVNEFNALPPGISNIVWLKQEPKVGDTLWVNLSITNGTTAFLAYRKNKSYPFEKQPLFDDGLHHDAAANDGIYGTYMIAETKKTQYYIYAENNLAGIFSPERAEYEFYTLEATEAFADINKGDVVVNEFMTSNKTTIIDPSDNKYEDWAELYNNTNQSIDLSGLYLSDDYEKKDKWEFPKGTLIPAKNRIVLWLDEDSSDSSSLHTNFKLSATGEALILSRPDGLVIDSLSFGAIPTDNSYERCPDGLGTFKITTAPSYNKANCNGATSTSETEGVQVLVYPNPADQMVQVQFGNSVSGQLQIADVQGKFRESIPFNGREILNLSVNYLEPGMYVLFFKFDNGFRLTKKLSITGRS encoded by the coding sequence ATGTATATTAAAACCACTGAATTTGTTGTTTTTACGCTAAGTTTTATCTTTATATGTATGCCAAATCAGTATTTAATCGCACAGAATAGCGACTTCTATAGTTTGGATCAGGTTCAGGAAATCAAGCTGAATTTCGATTATCAGGATTGGGATTACCGCTTAGACACTGCCAAAGCTGGAAAAGAAGATTATATATTGGCTACCTCTTGTTATATCAATGGCGTAAAATATGACAGTGTGGGTGTAAAGTATAAGGGGAATAGTTCCTATAAAAACAATCAGGTAAAAAATCCACTTCACATTAAATTGGATTGGATATTAGGTAGTCAGGATTATCAGAAATACTCCAGTATTAAATTGGGTAATAATTTTTCTGACCCTTCTGCTGTTCGAGAAGTTCTATCCTATGAGATCCTTTCCAATTACATGGATTGTTCTCAAGCAAATTTCTCAAAATTATTTATCAATGACAAATATATTGGATTGTATACCAATGTTGAAGCTGTGAATAAGAAATTTTGCAGTGATCATTTTGGATCATCGGATCATGTGTTTGTTAAAGGGAATCCAGATAAGCCCGGGAATAATTCTACAAGTAATTTGGTATTTAATGGGTACGATAGTTCCAAGTATTATATCTATTATGGAATGGAGAATGTGATCGGTTGGTTCAAACTCATAGCACTTATGGATACGTTGAAAAACAATGCAACAGCAATTCCAAAAATACTAGATGTAGATCGAGCACTATGGATGCATGCTTTTAATAGCGTCTTTTCCAATTATGATAGTTATACAGGTTCCTTTTCTCAGAACTATTATCTCTATGAAGATGATTTTGGACGATTTTTGCCGGTGATTTGGGACCTGAATATGAGTATAGGAGGATTCCCGGGAAGTGTCGGTGGCGGCGGTGCTACGACTGTTGATAAGATAACTTTTTTTAATGGTGAATCAACAACAAACAGACCTTTGTTGCAAAAATTATTACAAAATTCAAGTTATAAAAAAATGTATACCGCACATGTGAGAACCTTTTGTAAAGAATTTATTGCAAACAAAGCATATGAGACTATGGCCATTCAACTTCAATCTAAAGTGGATAGTTTAGTCAAAACAGATCCCAATAGTTTGACCACTTATTCATCTTTTAAAACTTCATTAACGGCTGCAATATCTTCTGGTGGCGGATTTGGAACTGCTCCTGGAATTTCTACCCTTATGAATGCTCGATTAGCCTATTTTAATACGGTGAACGAATTTAATGCCTTGCCACCTGGGATATCCAATATAGTATGGTTAAAACAAGAACCGAAAGTAGGAGACACCCTTTGGGTTAATTTATCAATTACTAATGGCACTACAGCATTTCTTGCATATCGAAAGAATAAATCTTATCCATTTGAAAAACAACCATTGTTCGATGATGGATTACATCACGATGCTGCAGCGAATGATGGAATTTATGGAACCTATATGATTGCAGAAACTAAGAAAACCCAATATTATATTTATGCTGAAAATAATCTGGCTGGGATTTTTTCTCCAGAGCGGGCAGAATATGAATTTTATACATTAGAAGCAACTGAGGCATTTGCAGATATCAATAAGGGAGATGTAGTGGTTAATGAGTTTATGACGAGTAATAAAACTACCATTATTGATCCTAGCGACAATAAATATGAAGATTGGGCAGAACTGTATAATAACACCAATCAGTCTATAGATTTGAGCGGACTCTATTTATCTGATGATTATGAGAAAAAAGATAAATGGGAATTTCCAAAAGGCACCTTGATTCCGGCAAAAAACAGAATCGTTCTTTGGTTGGATGAAGATAGTAGTGATAGTAGTAGTCTTCATACTAATTTTAAACTTTCTGCTACTGGAGAAGCACTCATTTTGTCAAGACCTGATGGATTAGTTATTGATAGTTTAAGTTTCGGGGCAATTCCTACAGATAATTCTTATGAACGATGTCCGGATGGATTAGGGACGTTTAAAATAACAACCGCTCCAAGTTACAATAAAGCTAACTGTAATGGAGCAACTAGTACTTCTGAGACTGAGGGTGTTCAAGTGTTGGTTTATCCAAATCCTGCTGATCAAATGGTTCAAGTTCAATTTGGAAATTCAGTATCAGGTCAATTACAGATTGCTGATGTCCAGGGTAAATTTCGTGAATCCATACCCTTTAATGGAAGGGAAATATTAAACTTATCGGTCAATTATTTAGAACCTGGTATGTATGTCCTATTTTTTAAATTTGATAATGGATTTCGATTAACTAAAAAATTAAGTATTACTGGACGATCTTAA
- a CDS encoding helix-turn-helix transcriptional regulator — MYNVFNGNSLNTQTLPYKSNLINYSAFNELLSPIHFRSFSIKYVIEGCEKYTVNGNPYFVNQGEYLLANHFSEGFVEIDSHHLVKGICIDVSPRLISEVISSYISPEIPAEDIPEDDFFNSPHFLENQYSSTFTKTGKLLRSLDQVLSKNPYGQHEFSSEFYLKLAENIVQDHIPIYKQLQQIPAIKSETKKVLLRKLNQALDYINQHFTHPLVISTVASECCLSEFHFYRMFRLVFDMSPQQYIISKKLNFALELIKQQGADISEAALLSGFSDISAFSKTFKKHFGCSPSKFQK, encoded by the coding sequence ATGTACAATGTTTTTAATGGGAATAGTCTGAATACTCAAACATTACCTTATAAAAGTAATTTAATCAATTATTCTGCATTTAATGAATTACTAAGTCCGATACATTTTAGAAGTTTTTCAATAAAATATGTCATTGAAGGTTGTGAAAAATACACAGTAAACGGTAATCCATATTTTGTAAATCAAGGTGAATATTTATTAGCGAATCATTTTTCAGAAGGATTTGTAGAAATAGACAGCCACCATTTGGTAAAAGGTATTTGTATTGATGTTTCACCAAGGCTCATTTCAGAAGTAATCTCAAGTTATATTTCACCTGAAATTCCTGCAGAAGACATTCCTGAAGATGATTTTTTTAATTCACCTCATTTTTTAGAAAATCAGTATTCCTCAACGTTTACCAAAACAGGTAAGTTACTTCGTTCTCTGGATCAGGTTCTTTCCAAAAATCCATATGGTCAACATGAATTCAGTTCAGAATTTTATCTTAAACTGGCAGAAAATATAGTTCAGGATCACATACCCATTTATAAACAACTTCAACAAATTCCTGCAATAAAATCCGAAACTAAAAAAGTTCTGCTTAGAAAACTCAACCAGGCATTAGATTATATCAATCAACATTTTACCCATCCTTTAGTAATCTCAACTGTGGCTTCAGAATGTTGCCTTTCTGAATTTCATTTTTATAGAATGTTCAGATTGGTATTTGACATGAGCCCACAACAATACATTATTTCGAAAAAACTAAACTTCGCATTAGAATTGATTAAACAACAGGGTGCAGATATTTCTGAAGCAGCCTTGTTATCTGGGTTTTCTGATATCTCCGCATTTAGCAAAACGTTTAAAAAACACTTTGGATGTTCTCCTTCTAAATTTCAAAAATAG